The Pectobacterium parmentieri genome segment CGCTTACAGGTGTAGGCGTGACCGAACTCATGCAAAATCTTGGTAACGCACAGCGTCAGCCCTGCCAGCGCCGCCCCTTCCAGCGTGAAGAAATGTAGAAACGTGTGCTTGAACGTCTCCCACTGGCGTCCGGCGAGGAATAACCCCAACGCGGCCACCAGCAGCGTCAGTTTGAGAAAAGTACGACTGAAAAAGGGTTCAATCCACGGCAGGGTTGCCGCCAGAAAGCGATCCGGGTGCCATAAAGGAATGCGGAAGAACAGATAATTCTTTAGCAGCTTGCGCCAAATCGAAACACGCGATTGCTCTACCTGACGGGTAAACTGCGCCAGCGCGTCATCGCCGGAAACTCGCGTCAGGCTGTTAGCCTGCAAGAAACGGTTGAAGTACTGCACATCGCTGTCATCGAGCGTCAGTGCAGAAGTCTGGTTAATCTCGGCGACAATCTGCGCGGCGTTCCCCACCGACCAGCGCGATAACATCGCCATTTCTGCCCAGCCGATACGAAAATAGAGGCCACGCAGCGGATCTTCCAGTGTCCAACTGGGCGAACCGTCACGGTTAGCCGGCCCCGCGTGCAGGATCAGTTCATCGCGCAGCGGACTGAGTCCGGCGGCTGGCGTAGCCCCCTCGGCCATCGTTAGACACCTAACCAAACGCGCAGGGATGCCAGCGGTTTACGTAGCAGATAAACAAACAGCACCGTGCGTTTTCCGTATAGCTTAGCCGTGCCTTTCAGGCCCACCCGAAGCTGCGGATCATCCTGCGTAAAACGCGCGCGCAGCCGATAGGCCATCACATTATCCGGCGTCGGGGCGGCGCGATAGCCGATCTGTTCAAGTCGCGCTTCTTGTGCTGAATTCGGTGCCACATTGAGGAACAGGCGGACATCCGCGCCGTTTTCCAGCGCAATCGCATCCGCCGCAGGCAATTGGATCTCCAGTTCCACATCGTGTGGATCGGCGATCATCATGATACGTTCGCCGACCGCTACCGAGCGCCCAATCCAGTCACTGGCATCATCCAGAATCGCCACGCCGTCACGCGGGGAAACAAGCTGCATACGTTCCTGCTGACGTTGCAGAAAATCCATGTCGCTCTGCGCCTGTTCGCGGCGGCTTTGCAGCACGGCCAGACTGGCTTTACTGTTGGCATCAAACAACGCCTGTTGCTGTGCCTGACGGTATTGGGCATCGGCAGTCGCAAAAGCCTGCCGAGCCGATTCCAGCCGATTTTCCAGTTCGCGCACGTCCAGCCTCACCAGCGGTTGGTTAGCGCTAACGGTTTGATTGGGCCGAACCAGAATGTCATCCACCACGCCCGCGACAGGAGCGCGAACCATCACCGGACGATGGGCGACGATCTCCGCCGGAGCCAGCACCGACTGACGAACGGGGAGCAATAAGATCAGCACTAGCGCCACCAGCGCGGCAACAATCAGACGGCGTTTTTTCGGACTGGTTTTGACCTGACGACGGCGCACTTTACACAGGCTTAACCATGCATGTGCATAGGCGTCTGCCAGCTTTTCCAACAGGATGATTTCGGCAGGCAACCATGCGCTGTCCCGTGCTAACACCAGCACCAGCGGCGCATCACCTTGTGCCACGCGCAGCGGTAACCAGAGTAAAAATTCCGGCAGATGCTCCTGCCACAGTTGGCGATCGTCTGTGGGCAAATCCCGAAAACTGAGCGCCTGCGTTTGACGTCCTTCTTCCCGCCACTGCCGACACAGGCGGCTAAATTCGGTGCAAAACGGCGCATTGTGATCGAGCGAGGCCAGCCCAGACGCGGCCTGCAAACGCCGTTTATCGCAATCCCACAGCAGCGCCTGACGATATTTCACCAGATTGTGCGTTTCATTGACGATAAAAAACGCCAGTTCATCCAGCGTTTCTCGCGCTCTGGCGCGGCTTTGCAACTGTAACAGTTCGGCCAGCAGCACCAGCCGGGTATCCTGTTCAGTTTGTGCTGCGGTCGTGTTCCGTTCGGTCATGGTGACACGCTGCCTGCTGCTTCAGGCGGTACAATTTGCGCTACGCCGCTCATACCCGGCAGTAATCCAGCGGTGGATTGGGTTATCCGGCCAAAGACCTTCACCGACTGGCTAACCGGGTCGATGACCGACGAGAGGCGGCTGATTTCAGCCGGATAACTCAGGCCAGTTTCATCCAGCGTGACCTGAAAAGCACTGCCCTGCTTTAACCACACTAACCAACGCGACGGAACGATCATT includes the following:
- a CDS encoding efflux RND transporter periplasmic adaptor subunit codes for the protein MTERNTTAAQTEQDTRLVLLAELLQLQSRARARETLDELAFFIVNETHNLVKYRQALLWDCDKRRLQAASGLASLDHNAPFCTEFSRLCRQWREEGRQTQALSFRDLPTDDRQLWQEHLPEFLLWLPLRVAQGDAPLVLVLARDSAWLPAEIILLEKLADAYAHAWLSLCKVRRRQVKTSPKKRRLIVAALVALVLILLLPVRQSVLAPAEIVAHRPVMVRAPVAGVVDDILVRPNQTVSANQPLVRLDVRELENRLESARQAFATADAQYRQAQQQALFDANSKASLAVLQSRREQAQSDMDFLQRQQERMQLVSPRDGVAILDDASDWIGRSVAVGERIMMIADPHDVELEIQLPAADAIALENGADVRLFLNVAPNSAQEARLEQIGYRAAPTPDNVMAYRLRARFTQDDPQLRVGLKGTAKLYGKRTVLFVYLLRKPLASLRVWLGV